From Ancylobacter polymorphus, a single genomic window includes:
- a CDS encoding DUF736 domain-containing protein: MAQIGTFTRNEDGSFAGVIKTLNLNIKARLVVAEKESDKSPDLRALAGAIEIGAGWKKTAKETGREYHSVKLDDPSFPAPIYATLVESEDGFALFWSR, encoded by the coding sequence ATGGCTCAGATCGGCACGTTCACCCGCAACGAAGACGGTTCGTTTGCCGGAGTTATCAAGACGCTCAACCTCAACATCAAGGCCCGCCTGGTCGTGGCCGAGAAGGAAAGCGACAAGTCGCCCGACCTTCGCGCCCTCGCGGGCGCCATCGAGATCGGCGCCGGCTGGAAGAAGACCGCCAAGGAGACCGGCCGGGAATATCACTCGGTCAAGCTCGACGACCCGAGCTTCCCCGCTCCGATCTACGCCACCCTGGTCGAGAGCGAGGACGGGTTCGCCCTCTTCTGGTCGCGCTGA
- a CDS encoding DUF736 domain-containing protein, translating into MRTLTLNVKARLVRIENPSDKGPHFRIFAAANVELGAAWQKHSDQTDRDYLSVKLDDPSFPAPIYATLVEVEGEEGLQLIWSRPNRD; encoded by the coding sequence ATCCGCACCCTGACCCTGAACGTCAAAGCTCGGCTGGTCCGCATCGAGAACCCCTCCGACAAGGGTCCGCACTTCCGCATCTTCGCAGCGGCGAATGTCGAGCTCGGCGCCGCCTGGCAGAAGCACTCCGACCAGACGGATCGCGACTACCTCTCGGTCAAGCTCGACGATCCGAGCTTCCCTGCCCCGATCTACGCGACCCTGGTCGAAGTCGAAGGCGAGGAAGGCCTGCAGCTGATCTGGTCCCGGCCGAACCGGGACTAA
- a CDS encoding WGR domain-containing protein translates to MSRTDQYPRHLRRIDPAQNMRRFYLLALQPTLFGGASVVRTWGRIGTSGQTMMETFDQPAAADNAFDLLERRKRRRGYQDADCSSGD, encoded by the coding sequence ATGTCCAGGACGGATCAATACCCGCGCCATTTGCGCCGCATCGACCCTGCGCAGAACATGCGCCGCTTTTATTTGCTCGCGCTGCAGCCGACGCTGTTCGGGGGCGCTTCGGTCGTGCGGACCTGGGGACGCATCGGCACCTCGGGTCAGACGATGATGGAAACATTCGATCAACCGGCCGCCGCTGACAACGCCTTCGACCTTCTCGAGCGCAGGAAGAGGCGCCGCGGCTACCAGGACGCCGATTGTTCGAGCGGCGACTGA
- a CDS encoding type II toxin-antitoxin system YhaV family toxin gives MNDDIVEINGWRIFAHPLFLDQLEAMIATVEKARKKDPKTFTKKRAAKLLAAVLKVAFDDIPGDPTRDVYRQGSTLGGDYKHWFRAKFLQQFRLFFRYQQTGDAKVIVLAWVNDDSTLRAYESANDAYAVFRKMLDRGNPPDTWEDLLAAASSAASKRRLSRSTQGR, from the coding sequence GTGAACGATGATATTGTCGAGATCAACGGCTGGCGAATTTTCGCGCATCCGTTGTTCCTCGACCAGCTCGAGGCGATGATCGCAACTGTCGAGAAGGCGCGAAAGAAAGACCCGAAGACCTTTACAAAGAAGCGTGCGGCGAAACTGCTCGCTGCTGTGCTCAAGGTCGCATTCGACGATATTCCCGGCGATCCGACGCGCGATGTCTACCGGCAGGGAAGCACGCTCGGCGGAGATTACAAGCACTGGTTCCGCGCCAAATTTCTGCAGCAGTTTCGTTTGTTCTTTCGCTACCAGCAAACGGGCGATGCGAAGGTGATCGTCTTGGCATGGGTGAATGACGACTCGACGTTGCGTGCCTATGAAAGCGCGAACGACGCGTACGCTGTATTCAGGAAGATGCTGGACCGCGGAAACCCGCCGGACACCTGGGAGGATCTGCTTGCAGCCGCCTCCAGCGCCGCATCCAAGCGGCGCCTTTCGCGTTCAACGCAGGGACGATGA
- a CDS encoding type II toxin-antitoxin system PrlF family antitoxin: MPKTAEILEIPATITDRGQTTVPAAIRKMLALGKRDQVVFRGLADGTVTIAKKEADRQEDDPMIGKFLKFLAGDMTNEPAQIRPVPASMLARGKALVKGVKVDLDAPLPDDEA, encoded by the coding sequence ATGCCGAAAACGGCGGAAATCCTCGAAATCCCTGCGACCATCACTGACCGTGGCCAGACGACCGTGCCGGCGGCGATCCGGAAGATGCTCGCGCTCGGCAAGCGTGATCAGGTGGTGTTTCGTGGTCTGGCGGACGGGACCGTCACGATCGCGAAGAAGGAAGCGGACCGGCAGGAGGATGATCCGATGATCGGCAAGTTCCTCAAATTCCTTGCGGGCGACATGACGAACGAGCCGGCTCAGATCCGGCCGGTGCCGGCGTCGATGCTGGCGCGTGGAAAGGCGCTGGTCAAAGGCGTCAAGGTCGACCTCGACGCACCGCTCCCGGATGACGAGGCGTGA
- a CDS encoding aminotransferase, with protein sequence MHTCEPPTEAIDRWLSSNGTIRGRYGHLLLEQKAVTDDDLIDAMRPYFESAHLDAREYFHRQIGIDLHPDADAPGAHACYPSCLPSTARRGLFGEVMAGMVTEAFQAKFVGGHEWCIPIFLFRQHADVEAYLWDLARNPERVRQVFGRFGSDFLGLSLNEDGEVVRFIAGEAKWRQRLTDSAVDSLMLGPWEEDEETGERARSGRGVWFEVNRDTPLPHGLRQLQRLLELRDPDGYQAAILSIDEAVLLEDAPPLPRTNLILIAGNGARDRKPLDVLIGWEEAPVEYTAPHDLQVVELILTDGERLIDGLYSSLWQEAE encoded by the coding sequence ATGCACACCTGTGAACCCCCGACAGAGGCAATTGACCGGTGGCTATCGTCCAATGGAACAATCAGGGGGAGATACGGCCATCTCCTGCTCGAACAAAAGGCCGTCACGGATGACGATCTGATCGATGCCATGCGGCCGTATTTCGAGTCCGCGCATCTCGACGCTCGCGAGTATTTCCATCGCCAGATCGGCATCGACCTCCACCCCGACGCGGACGCGCCTGGGGCGCACGCGTGTTACCCGAGCTGCCTTCCGTCAACCGCACGGCGCGGCCTCTTCGGCGAAGTGATGGCCGGAATGGTCACAGAAGCATTCCAGGCAAAATTCGTCGGCGGCCACGAATGGTGCATCCCGATCTTCCTTTTCCGACAGCATGCTGACGTCGAGGCCTACCTGTGGGATCTGGCGCGCAATCCGGAACGCGTTCGCCAGGTTTTCGGCCGCTTCGGCTCCGACTTCCTGGGGCTCTCGCTCAACGAAGACGGCGAAGTCGTCCGCTTCATCGCGGGTGAAGCAAAGTGGCGCCAGCGGCTAACCGACTCTGCTGTCGATTCCCTGATGCTCGGCCCCTGGGAGGAGGATGAAGAAACCGGCGAGCGCGCGCGATCTGGTCGCGGTGTCTGGTTCGAGGTCAATCGGGACACCCCGCTCCCGCACGGCCTGCGGCAACTCCAGCGACTCCTCGAATTGCGCGACCCCGACGGCTATCAGGCAGCGATTCTGTCGATCGACGAAGCCGTCCTGCTGGAAGACGCGCCACCCTTGCCGCGAACCAATCTGATCCTCATCGCCGGCAATGGCGCTCGCGATCGCAAACCACTCGACGTGCTCATCGGCTGGGAAGAAGCGCCGGTGGAATATACTGCCCCTCATGATCTTCAGGTCGTCGAGCTCATCCTGACCGATGGCGAGCGTCTCATCGACGGGCTCTATTCGAGCTTGTGGCAGGAGGCGGAATAG